GATTAAGGTCATATTTTGGCCGTTGATAGAAGGAATTATGGATGAATCCTTGTAACAGGACTCTGCTGACCGGTGTCGTTCTGCTTCTTACCGGCTCCCCCATCGCTTTTGCTGGCACTATCGAAGCCATCAACCATACCAAATGGGCGATTAACCATTTCAGCGTTAACGGACAGTCCGGGCTGGATGCTATTGGCCCCTTTCAGGGAGGGGGTGGAGGATGCTGTTACCACGCACCGCCATTATGGAAACCCGGCATAACTGTAAAGGTAGACTGGGAAACAGGCGTGGGATCATCGGAAGGTTTTCCCGGATTCCAGGACAGGGAAAAATATCTGGCATGGGTAAAAAAACTTGAGACCCAAAAAAAACAGCATTCACGCATGATTCCCCTCCCGCCCTATACGTCCACAGAAAAAACCTGCGGCATCACTGTGCATTTCCTGCCCTGCGATCAGGTAAAAGTGACGACCAGCTGCGCCGATTACGGCAGTCCGGCTTATCCGGTTAACTACCCCATTCAGATGAAGGAGCCTGCCGTATGTCCGAAGTGAACAATGCTCCGGTCTGGTATCCACCGTCCTTCCCGGAGCAGGGTCGGCTTCCCTCTGTTGCCTCTTTGA
Above is a genomic segment from Pantoea agglomerans containing:
- a CDS encoding DUF3304 domain-containing protein, whose protein sequence is MNPCNRTLLTGVVLLLTGSPIAFAGTIEAINHTKWAINHFSVNGQSGLDAIGPFQGGGGGCCYHAPPLWKPGITVKVDWETGVGSSEGFPGFQDREKYLAWVKKLETQKKQHSRMIPLPPYTSTEKTCGITVHFLPCDQVKVTTSCADYGSPAYPVNYPIQMKEPAVCPK